In Pseudomonas sp. LRP2-20, the genomic window GAGGTGCGGGTGCCGGCGGCCAACCTGATCGGTGAGGAGGGGCAAGGCTTCAAGCTGGCGATGGGGCGCATCACCCTCAACCGCCTGCTGCACTGTCCGACCCTGCTGGGGATGGCCGGCCTGGCCTTGAACCTGTCCATCGACCATGCACGCAGCCGCAAGCAGTTTGGCCAGCCGATCGCCATGTTCCAGGCGGTCAACCACATGATCGCCGACATGGCCACCGAGCTGCACGCAGCACGCAGCATGGTGTACGCCACGGCCCAGGTGAACGACGCCGGGGGCGATATCCGCACCCAGGCGCCGATGTGCAAGCTGTTTGTCTCCGAGGCCGCCTTCCGCATCGCCGACAAGGCGGTGCAGGTGCATGGTGGCGCGGGGTTGCTGCAGGGGCACCCGGTGGAGTGGATTTTCCGTGCCACACGGATGATGCGTATCCTCACCGGCACCAGCGAGATCCAGCGCAACACCATTGCCAAAGGGGTACTGATGCCCGGTTGATCGACGGGCCGCTGCTGAGGCGGCCTTTTCGTAACACTTCACAACAATAACAAGAGTACTTGCCATGACTGCGGATCCTTCCCTGCCCAACCCCCGGACTGCCTGGCTGGTGGCCGCGCTGCTGGCGCTGCTGATGCTGGTCAACTTTCTCGACAAGGTGGTGATCGGCCTGGTGGCGGTGCCGATGAGCACCGAGCTGGGCCTGACCGCCACCGAATTTGGCCTGATCGGCGGCGCTCTGCATTGGTTCTTCGCCATCTCCGCCGTGATCGGCGGCTTCCTGGCCAATCGCCGCCCCACCCGCACCTTGCTGCTGGGCATGGGCTTGTTCTGGGCACTGATCCAGCTGCCGATGCTGTTTGCCACTTCGCTGTGGGCCATCGTCGCCTGCCGCGTGCTGCTGGGCATAGGTGAGGGGCCGGCATCCCCGGTTGCCACCCATGCGTTGTACAAGTGGTTCCCCAACGACCGGCGCAACTTGCCTGTGGCCCTGCTGCATGCTGGCAGTGCGATGGGCTTGCTGGTGGCCGGGGCGATGATCCCTTGGGTCAGCCTGCATTATGGCTGGCGCAGCAATTTCATCATTCTTGCGGTTATCGGCCTGGTCTGGTGCCTGCTGTGGTGGCGGCTGGGCCAGGAGGGCACCCTCGAGCGCCTGCGCGCCAGCCAGCTCAAGGCTGATGAGCCGGCAATCCCCTATGGCAGGCTGCTGAGTGACCCCAGTGTGCTGGGCAACTACCTGTGCCACTTCGCCGCCAACTGGTCATTGGCCCTGACCCTGACCTGGGTGCCCAGTTACCTGCAGGTGGGCTTGGGTATCGACCCGCTGCAGACCGGGCGCATCTTCGTCATGTTCGTGGTGGTGACCACGCCGCTGAGCTTGCTGCTGGCCTGGTTTTCCCAACGCCTCATGCGCCGTGGCCTGCCCTCGCGGGTGGCACGTGGCGTGTTCGTTTCGGTGTGCCTGATACTGGGCGGGCTGTTGTCGGCGTCGCTGATCCTGCGCGGGTTGAGCACTGGCGTACGGGTCGCCGCGCTGACCTTCAGCGGTGGCCTGGCCTTGGTCATGTATTCGGTGGGCCCGGCAATGCTCGCCGAGTTCACTCCAGCGGCCCAGCGCGGGGGCATTCTCGCCATGGGCAACGGCATCGCTTCACTGGCCGGGTTGGCAGCGCCGGTGGTGACTGGCGTGCTGGTGCAGGGCGCCGGTAGCGAACACCCGGCGGGGTACGCCCAGGGGTTCCTGGTATGCGGTGTGGTGCTGGTGGTGGCCGGGCTGGTCGGGCTGCTCACCTTGAACCCGCAACGCACCCTGCAGCGCTTGGGTGAGCCGGTGGCAGGAGGCAAGCAGGCACGCGCTCAGACCGCCAGCTGAACACCCAGCACGGACTCCAGCGGCTCGGCCTCGCGGCCGATCAGTTCGCCGCGCCAGCGGCCACTGTTGACCAGGTCGATCAGCACGCCGCGTACCAGGTCGCGCAGGCACGCGGCGGCGAATGAAAGAGGCTTGTGCCGGGAGTGCGCCAAGGTGATGGTGCGGCTGATCCGCGGCTCGACGATGCGCCGCGCTGTGGTGGGTTCGAGCAGTTCGCTCAGCGGCGGCCAGTTGCTGATGGTCGCCGCCAGCCCGGCACGCACCAGGCTGGCGATGCCGGGCGCCGATTGTTGCTCATAGGTCGCTGCCAGCGGCACGCCAGCCTCCATGGCGGCTTGCTCGATGCGGCGGCGCAGGTGCAGGGCCCGCGGCGGCAGCACCAGCCGGGTGGCGGCGGCTTCGGCCAGGGTGATGGTGTCGGGGGCCCCCGGCGTTGCGGCACCGACCCAGTACAGCGCCTCGGTGAAGATCGGCTCGGCTTCGACATGGTCGAGTTCCTCGGCATTGGGCACCACGCCAAAGTCCACCTTGCCCAGTTCGATAGCCTGGCCGCCTTCGCGGCTGAGGCCATCCCACACCGTCAGGGTCACACCCGGGAAGCGTTGTTCGGCGCGCCTGACGATTTCCGGCAACAGCAGGTCGGCGGCGGTGGCCGGGATGGAAATGGCCACGTGGCCCTTGGGGTCGCCGCGGCTGGATTTCAGCTCGTCCTTCACCGAGTCGAGTTTCTGCACCACCTGGCGGGCCACCTCGTAAAGCTGGCGCCCTGCATCGGTCAGGGCAATGCCGTCGTGCTGGCGATCGAGCAGCTGCATTTCCAGCTCGCTTTCCAGCAGGCTGATCTGCCTGCTCAGGGCTGGCTGGGCGATGTAGGCGCGGCGCGAGGCAGAAGAGAAGCTGCCGGCTTCGACGATGGCGATCAGATAGCGGAGCTGTTTCAAGGTCATCGGAGCGGTTCCAAGGGGTATGCCGAGCTGATATGGGACGTATCCGAACA contains:
- a CDS encoding MFS transporter is translated as MTADPSLPNPRTAWLVAALLALLMLVNFLDKVVIGLVAVPMSTELGLTATEFGLIGGALHWFFAISAVIGGFLANRRPTRTLLLGMGLFWALIQLPMLFATSLWAIVACRVLLGIGEGPASPVATHALYKWFPNDRRNLPVALLHAGSAMGLLVAGAMIPWVSLHYGWRSNFIILAVIGLVWCLLWWRLGQEGTLERLRASQLKADEPAIPYGRLLSDPSVLGNYLCHFAANWSLALTLTWVPSYLQVGLGIDPLQTGRIFVMFVVVTTPLSLLLAWFSQRLMRRGLPSRVARGVFVSVCLILGGLLSASLILRGLSTGVRVAALTFSGGLALVMYSVGPAMLAEFTPAAQRGGILAMGNGIASLAGLAAPVVTGVLVQGAGSEHPAGYAQGFLVCGVVLVVAGLVGLLTLNPQRTLQRLGEPVAGGKQARAQTAS
- a CDS encoding LysR family transcriptional regulator, which codes for MTLKQLRYLIAIVEAGSFSSASRRAYIAQPALSRQISLLESELEMQLLDRQHDGIALTDAGRQLYEVARQVVQKLDSVKDELKSSRGDPKGHVAISIPATAADLLLPEIVRRAEQRFPGVTLTVWDGLSREGGQAIELGKVDFGVVPNAEELDHVEAEPIFTEALYWVGAATPGAPDTITLAEAAATRLVLPPRALHLRRRIEQAAMEAGVPLAATYEQQSAPGIASLVRAGLAATISNWPPLSELLEPTTARRIVEPRISRTITLAHSRHKPLSFAAACLRDLVRGVLIDLVNSGRWRGELIGREAEPLESVLGVQLAV